Genomic window (uncultured Desulfovibrio sp.):
CCCGCCGCAACGGCGGCCGAGGAGACCAGAATGAGCCGGCGGGCCGGGCCGTCGGCCGGCACCTCGTCCATTCCCAGACCGGCGCGCAGGGCCGCCATCTGCGCGGCGATGTTTTCCAGCACGGGGGTGCACAGGCCCTCCCGGTCCGTCAGCACGGCGCTGCCGATCTTGATGATGATAAGACGGGCCTGCGCCAGGGCCTGCCGCTTTTCCACGTGCCAGTCTTGGGGGCGGGTCTTCATACGTCCTCCCGGCGGACCGTGCATGCCCACGGCCCGCGGCTGCGGTTACGCCCTCTGCCGCACACCCCGAAGGGGTGCGCCGGCTCTGCCCTATTCGCGGGTATAGATGACCTCGATGTCCTCGAAGTCCTCGTCGTCCTCTTCCACGGCATCATGGAAGCGGTGCAAGGGTTCGTGCGTCTCCATGCTGTCGCGCATGCGCCACATTTCGGCCACCAGCGGCTCAAGGCCCACCTGGTCACGGGCGGAGATAAAGAATATCTGCCGGCCATCAGCCGCCGCCCGTGCCCGGAGTTCTTCCAGACGCTCGGGCGACACCAGATCGATCTTGTTGACCACCTCAATCTGGGGGCGCGCCCCCAGCTCCTGGCTGAAGCGGCGCAGTTCCTCGTTGATGAGGTTGAAACCGGCCCAGGGATCGTCATCGTCCACATCCTCGATGCTCAGGATGTGCACCAGAAAACGGGTGCGCTCCACATGCCGGAGAAAGCGATGACCAAGGCCCTGCCCCTCGTGCGCCCCCTCGATGAGGCCCGGAATGTCCGCAATGACCATGCGCCGGTCGGGATCATATTCGTCAATCATGACGCCCAGATTGGGCGTCAGCGTGGTGAAGGGATAGGCGGCAATCCTGGGCCGCGCCGCCGATACCCGGGAAATGAAGGTGGACTTGCCGGCATTGGGCAGACCCAGCAAGCCGGCATCGGCCAGAATCTTGAGTTCCAGGCGCAGGTCCAGCACCTCGCCCGGCTCGCCCGGCTGGGCAAAGCGCGGGGCACGCATGGTGGAGGACTTGAAGTGCTCGTTGCCCTTGCCGCCGCGTCCACCCCGGGCGGCCAGCACTTCCTGGCCCGGTTCGCTGAGGTCGGCCAGCAGGTATTCGCCGTCTTCACCCATGGCATAGACCAGGGTTCCCACCGGCAGATTGAGCACCAGGTCTTCGCCCTTGCGGCCATCGCACTGGCTGCCCATGCCGGGCTGCCCGTTGCGGGCCTCGTACAGACGCTTGAGGCGAAAATCGTACAGGGAGAGCAGGCGCGGGTCGGCCCGCAGGATGACGGATCCGCCCGTCCCGCCGTCGCCGCCGTCCGGTCCGCCGCGCGGCACAAACTTTTCCCGCCGGAACGACACGCAGCCGTGCCCGCCCTTGCCGGCGCGCACCTGAATTCTGGCTTCATCTACAAATCGCATACTGGCTCCGGGCCGCCGGCATCCCGGCGGCAAAAGACCGGGCGCGCACCGGGCGCGCCCAACAACAAAGGGGGAAGAAGCCGTGCGGCCCCTTCCCCCCAAAAATCTGTCCGACCGCTGCAGACCTAGCCGACAGCGGGCACTTCCACGTGCACACGGGTCATTTCGCGGCGCTTGCGGGTATACTTTTCGTAGCGCACCACGCCGTCAACCTTGGCAAACAGGGTGTAGTCCCTGCCCATGCCCACGTTTTCACCGGGGTAAATACGGGTACCCAGCTGGCGCACCAGGATGTTGCCCGCCAGCACCTGCTGACCGCCGAAACGCTTCACGCCGCGTCTTTGGCCCGCACTGTCGCGGCCGTTACGCGAAGAACCGCCTGCTTTCTTATGAGCCATGATAAACTCCTTGCTTACGCGCCGTGGCGCGACTAGCCGTTAATGCTCTTGACGCGGATGGTGGTGTAGTCCTGGCGATGACCGCGCAGCTTGCGCGAGTCATTGCGGCGCCAGCGCTTGAAGACCATGACCTTGGCGCCACGGCTCTGTTCCACCACTTCGGCGGTCACCGCGGCATTGGCCACGTAGGGGGCGCCCACCTTGCAGTCGGCACCGCCGATCATCAGCACCTTGTCCAGCGTAATTTCACTGCCGGCCTTGGCGGCCAGCTTTTCCACAACGATTTTGGAACCTTCTTCCACGCGGTACTGCTTACCGCCGGTTTCCACAATAGCGTACATGTCGACCTCCGAAAAGAGAAAGGCTTTTTTGCCTCATGAATATCAAAATGTCAACCGAATTATGCGGTTTTCCCATTTTGTCGCCGTGGCGGCTCTTACCATGCTTTCGGGCGCATGGCAAGCCCGCAGCGGCCGGCCCTTGCGGGACAGCCGGCGAATCCGTACAAGAAGGCATGACCTACCCCCTGCTTGATCTGGACATCCTTGCCCCCAGTCCCGACGGACGCGGTGTGGCCCGTACCCCCGAGGGGGTCGTCTTCGTGCGTGACGCCCTGCCCGGACAGCGGGTGCGCGC
Coding sequences:
- the rpmA gene encoding 50S ribosomal protein L27 → MAHKKAGGSSRNGRDSAGQRRGVKRFGGQQVLAGNILVRQLGTRIYPGENVGMGRDYTLFAKVDGVVRYEKYTRKRREMTRVHVEVPAVG
- the rplU gene encoding 50S ribosomal protein L21; the encoded protein is MYAIVETGGKQYRVEEGSKIVVEKLAAKAGSEITLDKVLMIGGADCKVGAPYVANAAVTAEVVEQSRGAKVMVFKRWRRNDSRKLRGHRQDYTTIRVKSING
- the obgE gene encoding GTPase ObgE, with the protein product MRFVDEARIQVRAGKGGHGCVSFRREKFVPRGGPDGGDGGTGGSVILRADPRLLSLYDFRLKRLYEARNGQPGMGSQCDGRKGEDLVLNLPVGTLVYAMGEDGEYLLADLSEPGQEVLAARGGRGGKGNEHFKSSTMRAPRFAQPGEPGEVLDLRLELKILADAGLLGLPNAGKSTFISRVSAARPRIAAYPFTTLTPNLGVMIDEYDPDRRMVIADIPGLIEGAHEGQGLGHRFLRHVERTRFLVHILSIEDVDDDDPWAGFNLINEELRRFSQELGARPQIEVVNKIDLVSPERLEELRARAAADGRQIFFISARDQVGLEPLVAEMWRMRDSMETHEPLHRFHDAVEEDDEDFEDIEVIYTRE